The DNA segment CGCCCCTGCGAATAAGCGTGCGCACGGCGTTGATCTGGTCGGCCGAGAGGCCCAGCCGGCCGCTCTCGGCGTCGAAGGCAGCCAGGGTGCCGAAGCCGCCCACGTAGCCGTTGAGTCGCGTCGCCACGTGGCTCCGAGACACGTCCTTCATGCCCGACTGGACCAGGCTCGCGTACAACGCCGTCTTGCGCTGCAGCCGGTACTTCTGGTGGTGTCTGCGCGACATTGCACACGGGCCTCAGCACGGCGCTCGCACACTGCAGAGCACCGTGGTGCAGAATTGAATGTGAAACCTTTCGGAATGGGCACTTGCGATGTTTGTATCCATAAGACATTTAAGCCTCGCACAATTGCACTGCGTCGAACATCCGCGGTCTGCTACGAATGTGCTGGACAGGTCCCAGCCAAACCGGCCGTTTTGTCAGGAGCGCAGTATGCGCGAGCGCAGGTAAGCGGTCCCTGCGAGCAAAAGATGGTATATCTTGTGTCTGTTGCTCTGATTGTGGGTGCATCTCAGTACTGTGAATAGGGTGTTCTTGGGGACTGTGCTTTTAACAAAATTTTAGCTGTGATCGTGTGACTATCCTTACCGCGCTCTCTTCGAGATCCCGTATATTTTCTTTTTCGCTTCTTTTGGCCATCCAAGCCATAATGTGCCTTCCCGCTGTTTGCCTCCTTGCGAAGGCCGGAACCCTCGGCGGACTCCGGCCGCCTCTCAAGTGGCGCGCAGGTCGTTCTCACGATGTCCATCAAATACGTAGCGAGGCTAATACACGGTGGTGAGCCTCGTGTATTACCGTCCCTGCGGATGGCGAGGTAATTCTCCCATTCCTTCGCCTCAGTCGTATCGTCGCGGCATTTCTAAGCGCCTTTTGATGTCGAGAACCTGCTGCTTGTCAATTTTACGACGCCGAGAGCGAATAAGCTTTGGCTGAAGCGTATCCTCGCCGCATTTCGAAACGCGACGTCGTAAAAACAACAAGCAGCAGGTTCTTGACATCAGAAGACGATTTGGAATGTGGCGAGGCAAGAAAGGAAAGAGCTTTCTATAGGCGCTGCGCAGGGACGCTAATGCAGAGGCTCAACGCCGTGCGCGTGTTTGACAAAAATCGTTGGAAGAGGTAGCCGCAAGTTCGTTGTGGTTTGCGGCTTTAGCAGGGTTCCCAGCTAAGAATCGTGCTTGAGCTGCGCGGAAGTGTGCAACGTTTTGTGTCTGAGGACCCGTACGCTCGGACCAAGGGTAGGCGCCTTctaaaggagcaaaaaaaaagcgcatcgGGAGCAGTGGCGAACACTCGTGCACGTGAGAGGCTCGGCAGTCAGACCTACTCTTCGGCCGTGTAGAACTGCTCCAGCTTGAGGATCTTGGTGACGATGGGATTGCGGAAGTTCTTGCGGTGCTCCTCGAGTGACTGCTTCGCCTCAGTTTCCTGAACGTCGTCGTGGCAGAAAATGGCTGACATGTACTCCTTGGTGCCTCGCTGCCTGGTCGGATCGTGGTGCACCCAGAACAGCTTGAGCAGCTCCTTGAAGTTGGTCTCCCGGGGATCGTACTCGACGCGCGTCACCTCGGTGTGATCGGCCCTGCGAATGACGCACAAGCAGAGGCGCAATTTCGTATGTTCATGTTTGGTTCGAATAGCGTATGTTTAGGGCCctttttggttttatttttttgaGAATTCTGGGGATCATCCCCCTTCATCTACCACTGCttgcttttatgcgttgcatattgcaatcactcagttcagcccttgggcgcggccgggcagccaccaaaccacgtgacgtgacgtcacgacagtcggaggaaaagctgggccccaactcgcgcggtcgcgcgcggccgcagccaccacctgactcccgctcctcccgctaggggcgctgcgccggcgcgtgacgtcacggaggaaaagctgggccccaactggcgtggtggcgcgcggccgcagccaccacctgactcccgctcctcccgctaggggcgctgcgctatgattgacgtcacggcatatgtataaaagagctgcgctccttcgccgggacagtcttatacccctgtcacacgggcatttcgagcgccctcgaaccgatagtctatcgactaaaaggcgatcgagcgctgctacacgggcagtttcaatggcgatcgagtcaatagcctatcgagtcaacggagcagcacggaactccatcgagataagcaacgcattcttggcttaaccaagctaagcctggccatttttttcacactagcagggccatgagaatcggccgacgccattggctcgaaggaggtcctttgacggggaaaagccgctgcgttctggAGTTGCGCCAGACTAAAGTACAATTATTTCGTCGCGTGCACGAACAATCTCCTACGCAGCACTTCCGCGTGCGTGCAAGACTTGCCTGCCTTGTACACTACGAAAACAGTCATTCAGCATCACAGCGGCCTTTTAAACGCGCAGGAGCCCTGGAACAGGACTTCGATCGTTGTTAGCCTGGATAGAGCATGATACAATGACGCCGACTAAATGTCTGAGTACTTGTGTTTTGGCTTCTCGCTTCTATAAATTTACAGACTAATTTACAGACGAAGCTTTCCTCAGATTAAGCCACTTCACGAAACAGGCATAAAAAAGGTTTAAGGTGTAGTGGTGGACGAAAACACTGGCCTGGAATAAGCGCAGGATATCCTCTATATTTTGTCcggtgtcttcagctttgtgcCCTGAATAATGCGCTCACTGGAAGGCGAATTTTTGGATGGAAATCGGGTTTAACCCGATTTTGAAGAGGTCTGTTGGAGTGCAAAAATTGGGTAAAATCTGGTTGAACCTGAAAAAGAAGGGCCATATATGTATATTCTAACTGATCTGAGCAGGCATCAGTCGCGTTCGGCACCCTATCCCCATTCTGACATCTCTGTATGCACACGGTTCCGACGTATATGAGGGTGGTCGCTGGTTCGATCCCCTTCAAATTTTATGCGTGGCGTCCACGTAACGAGAGCCAAGAGTTAAAAAAAACTAATACGTACTTTGCGAAAATTAAGCAGAACTCCAAGAGTACTGCTGACAGTAAGCGTCAGTAGTTTTGCTTCATATCACTATAAGTAATATAATTTTATCCCACTGGCGTTACGAGAAAAGCTTCCATTGGAAAGTTTCAGAGCCAAACAGAACCTTGATCAATTCGTTTTctggaaaggttgctttcttCTGAATACTACTGATTTAACGCTGTGAATGGAACGCGCAGAACTCCAGAGACGCAAGCGCTACGTAATTCCAACCAATCCAAACAGGCAGCGCGATCGTCCTGCGTGCTTGCAGCACTCCGTGGTGTTCAACATGACGACGCGCAGGGCATTCTCAGATACACCCGCAGAAGTCAAAAGGGGTTCTTAGTACATCGGTGCCCTCCAAACCAAGTATAAAATATGACGATTATTTGATTTTAATGGCGAAAGGTAAGCGTGGCCAAAAGGCGCCATGTTTGACATGTTTTTGGTCTGCTCGTTGTTGGGTCAGAAACCCCACCTTCCAAAATATATCACCCGAGCTAAAGCGGAGCACtaagccagaggaaagcttgtacacatTCGACAACCGGTGTGTACGCGACGGCACTGGAGGTCGAACCCTGCACCTTCCGCATACGAGGAGGGAAGTTGTCACACATGTGTTTGAAGCCAGCATGTTTGCAACATTTCAAATCGTGCATGTTTTATCCCATGCGCGCACAATTGGAAGGTTGTCGCTGTCATTGTAAGTATTGTGTGCAGGTCTTTCAGGACCAATGCCAGACTTCTTGCAATGGGTGTGTGTTGTGCGTATACAGGATGTTCACAGCACATTGAGGATCACAGCCGATGTTTACTCCTTTGCGCGCGAAACATCACGGGGGTAGAGCGAACCTCGCGGTGGGCGTTCGGTCTTAACCTGCGAGCTCAGGTTGGTCAGCCAGGCGCTCTTTGTTATTCTGAACGCAGTGCTGAATGCGAAACTAACCTTCACGAAAATTACTGAGTGTTTCCCCAGGTGTTAAATAACTTTTGGGGACGTTTAGTACGTGTCGGTATGGCTCTAAAATAAGTCAGTTTGCTAACCGGCCTGATCACATAgatgcacgcacgcgcgcgcatcAACAGAAGCCTGTAAGTACCGTGACGAACAAGTACATATACATCCATGTACGATAAGGCACTCAATTTCCTaaagctagttggtttttcacgGCACCACGACCGCGAGGTGGAAACACTTTTATCACTTTCACTTTCAGGGAAGTATGCTGGTTTAAATGccgttggtttatggtttatggggtttaacgtcccaaagcgactcaggctatgagggacgccatggcgaagggctgcggaaatttcgaccacctgtggttctttaacgtgcactgacatcgcacagtacacaggactctagaatttcgcctccaccgaaattcgaccgccgcggccgggatagaacccgtgtcttttgggccagcagccgagagccataaccactgagccacccgcgGCGGCTTTAAATGCCGTTGGAACAGAAAAAGTTTGCATACCGAAAATGCctcgaaaaaaaacaaacttaatTTTCTCGAAGCATAGGCGTGCACCATACAACTGGGAGATGCAGTCAGCACTTGCGTCTGCGACCACTTAAGTGCTCCTTTTAGCTGCCGGTGGCATGCCTAAGCTGCGAGAAAATCCACTGCAACGACTGTTATATGAGGTACTTCTACAGGGAACAATGGCTGTGCGTAACAGAAAACGGAAGCTCTGCCACGAAGCCGAGTGGTATTATGGTGATTGTACCCGCCATAACGGTAGAGACAGGGCAAGTGGTTTGTCGAGGACGCGGCCAGATTTGTGAAGAAATCGGCGTATGCGTCGGCTTACAAAGCTAGACAGAGGTGATTGCCACCTTGTCTTCGAAACAAGCACCGATGGCGCAGTGGCAAAGGGCATCTCGCTTCTGATTTTTATGACCGCAGGCTTGATTTCTGAGATCGACGATAGCATTTCAACCAGCAGAAGACATTCTGAAATGTCGCATAGCCTCCTAAAGGTTCAGGATCTCTCCGCATCCGAAGCCGtgccaggcaaaaaaaaaaaaaaaatctccacaAACGCTTACtcgtcctcctcttcctccccgGGGCTCCTGCATTATGGCAGACAACAGAGAAGCACGTTACCGGCCTGAGTATAACTACCACGACAGCACTATATAGTCACATATTACTACGCCGTGCGCAGCCACTTGTTCGGAGAAGAAGAGGAGGAATAACGTATAGCTGTGTCTCGTGCAGCACATCAAGCGGGGTGGCTGTTTTAATCTTTTAATCACCACTTCACTGTTAAGATTTGTAGATGATTACCTGGTTGTCGTTCGGAAGAGCAATGGAAGCCTTCATCgggcagcagaaagcacagtctCTACCTTCGCGAAGTGTCTTAAGCCACTGTCGTTTACTCACGAGGTTCCCGTACAGGGcaccatccgtttttttttttttaaatccaaaaCTCGTTTCCCTAAGTCGTCtttgctggatgtatgagcctATAGAGGGAACTAGAGTCACTAGAGGGAACGAGTCCCTCTTACCCTTCTCCTCGGCACGTACGAAGTCGGTTAAGAGAGGGGTGGTAAAAACTTGCCTATCTAATGCAGTCGACAAGTCGTGTACGTGCCTAATGACGACAAGTTTCGATTATCAGGTAGATCACCTTCAGGTAGCAGGCTACCCGAGGCATCTCGTAATAGCGATAACAGAAGGCTTGCACAGGCAGGAGAAAAACAGGAGGTTGACAGATAAAGGCGAAGGTCTGAACGAAATCGTTATGATGCCATATATTCAAAAGCTTTCCCATGCCCTCAAAAAGGTTGCACAAAAAAT comes from the Amblyomma americanum isolate KBUSLIRL-KWMA chromosome 1, ASM5285725v1, whole genome shotgun sequence genome and includes:
- the LOC144113574 gene encoding peptide methionine sulfoxide reductase-like isoform X3, translating into MGSGSGAIQPSTKRLYEPEVPFEKATFGMGCFWAPEAMFGAAKGVLRTTVGFAAAAKKESITYRSLSPGEEEEDEADHTEVTRVEYDPRETNFKELLKLFWVHHDPTRQRGTKEYMSAIFCHDDVQETEAKQSLEEHRKNFRNPIVTKILKLEQFYTAEEHHQKYRLQRKTALYASLVQSGMKDVSRSHVATRLNGYVGGFGTLAAFDAESGRLGLSADQINAVRTLIRRGGAR
- the LOC144113574 gene encoding peptide methionine sulfoxide reductase-like isoform X1; translation: MGLLAALATELYMSTCKWYDRIINFRTSIQPSTKRLYEPEVPFEKATFGMGCFWAPEAMFGAAKGVLRTTVGFAAAAKKESITYRSLSPGEEEEDEADHTEVTRVEYDPRETNFKELLKLFWVHHDPTRQRGTKEYMSAIFCHDDVQETEAKQSLEEHRKNFRNPIVTKILKLEQFYTAEEHHQKYRLQRKTALYASLVQSGMKDVSRSHVATRLNGYVGGFGTLAAFDAESGRLGLSADQINAVRTLIRRGGAR
- the LOC144113574 gene encoding peptide methionine sulfoxide reductase-like isoform X2; this translates as MGLLAALATELYMSTCKWYDRIINFRTSIQPSTKRLYEPEVPFEKATFGMGCFWAPEAMFGAAKGVLRTTVGFAAAAKKESITYRSLADHTEVTRVEYDPRETNFKELLKLFWVHHDPTRQRGTKEYMSAIFCHDDVQETEAKQSLEEHRKNFRNPIVTKILKLEQFYTAEEHHQKYRLQRKTALYASLVQSGMKDVSRSHVATRLNGYVGGFGTLAAFDAESGRLGLSADQINAVRTLIRRGGAR